A region of the Trichocoleus sp. genome:
CTGGAAATAGAGCGATGTTACTGGCAAAAGCGAGGTATTGATTGGGGAATTGTAACTGAACAAGATATTCCAAATACTGTAGTTGCAAATATTCGATGGTTGCATACTTACCTGCACCTTACAGACGTGAACCAGCACCTTGCAGATGTGAAATCTCTAACCCCAAACGATGTCTTACGAATTTTTGCGGTTATGACTCCTATGGTGTTCCAGTTTGAGAATACTTTAGCGAAAATTGCTACTACTTGTGATGATCGACTGGGATTATCTCCTGGGTCAAGTTTATCGGCGGCTCGACATTTACTTGCTAATCGTTTCTGGCGAGTAGATATGCATCAACCAATTCACCCTAACCATAAGCTAATGCTCTTAGCTGCGATACCGATTGAAACTATTCAAACAGGGGAAGAATTGGCATGAAGCTGTTCATCAACATGTTAGTCGAGTGGCAAGGTAGTACAGAACCACATATTGAACGTCTACTTTGGATTGATTCATCAGGAACAGATGTCGCTGTTATTGACATTGTTAACCCCAATGCTTTGCCAGTTTTTCGTAAATCTGTAGAGATCGAAGCCGCGATCGCTTCAGGAGAGGTTCAAGTTTTAGAAGTTGATCCCTACGCTGCACTTCTACGACCAGAAGATGACATCCCCCTAAAACATTGCAAAAGACGAGATGAAGCTTGGGAAGTCATTGCACCCCTAGTTGAAGATACTACAGGGCAAATTTTTTATTCGCATGGGCGAGGCGCACTGCTAAATGCTCATGAAGAAAAGACAGGATGGACTAAAAAGACTATTTACAAGTTCTTAAGGCGTTACTGGCAAGGTGGACAGACTAAGAATGCTTTGTTACCGCTATATGACAAATGTGGTGGTAAGGGAAAGGAACGACAAAGTAGCACTGGTGTGAAGCGAGGCCGTCCCAGCAGACTGACTAAAGTAACAAGTCTACCTACTGGAGTTAATGTAGATGCCACTGTCCGAGAGAAGTTTAGTCGTGGTATTAAGCTTTTTTATGAAACGGCTGAACAAAGAACACTGCAAGATGCCTATCAAAAAACATTAGAAAAGTTTTTCCATAAAGGTTACGACAGACTCCCAGATGGAACGCTTGTCCCGTTTCTTCCGCCCGCTAATGAACTACCTAGTTTCGGACAATTTTATTACTGGTACGAGAAGGAACGGAATGTTACCCAAGCTTTATCTACTCGTGAGGGTAAGCGTCGATATAACCTACGTCATCGGGAGGTTTTAGGAGATTCTACCCAGATGGCGTTTGGTCCTGGATCTATCTATCAGATTGATGCCACGATCGGCGATATCTACTTAGTCAGTTCTCTCGATCGTACCCGAATTATTGGACGACCTGTGATCTATGTCGTGATTGATGTATTTAGCCGCATGATAGTAGGGATGAGCGTCACACTAGAAGGACCCAGTTGGGTTGGTGCGATGCAAGCGTTAGAGAATGCAGCAAGTGATAAAGTTTCGTTCTGCCAGGACTATGGAGTTGATATCACTGAAGAAGATTGGCCTACTTATCATTTGCCAGAGATGATTCTGGCTGATCGAGGTGAATTGGAGGGCTATAATGCTGACAATCTCGTGAATGCCCTAAATATTCGTATCTCTAACACACCTCCTTATCGAGCCGACTGGAAGGGGATTGTTGAGCGTAACTTTCGATTGAGTAATGACAAATTTATCCACTGGGCACCAGGGGCTGTTTATAAACCACGTCAGCGTGGAGATGCAGATTACCGATTGGAGGCAGTTTTAGACCTTCATCAATTTCGCCAGCTGATGATTCTCTCCGTTCTCGATCACAACAAGGATCATCGGATGGACTGGTATCGAATGGATGAGTTTATGATTCGAGAGCATGTTGATCCTTATCCAATCGATCTTTGGAATTGGGGGATTCGTAACCGAGTAGGACACCTTCGTACAATCGCCCTTGAAATTCTTCGATTGAACCTGCTACCAAGTGAAAAGGCTACCGTGACTCATCGAGGAATTCGTTGTTTTCAGGGTCTACTTTATTCTTGTGATCTAGCATTGCGAGAACAATGGTTTGTACGGGCACGAGAAAGAGGCTCTTGGAAAATTAATATTGCCTATGATCCACGAAGGCTGGACGAGGTTTATCTTCGCCTTGATGGTGGTCGTCGTTTGGAGTGTTGCCAGCTTATAGATGCTGATAAAACATTCCGAGGGAAAGAGTGGTATGAAGCCGCCGACTACTTAGAAATTCGTCAGCAAGAGAAAGAACGGGCTAAGAGTCGCAAGCAACAATCCAAAGCTGCTTTGAATGCCCAGATGGAGCAAATTATTTCTGAGGCAACAGAACAAACATCTAAAGATTTGGAGTCTGCGGGTCAACAAAGCAAGCGATCGCGCATTAAGGGAATCCGACAAAATCGCAAAGAAGAGAGAGAGAGAGAACGTGAAGAACAAGCATGGAGCTTAGGAAAAGTAGAGCCAATCGGTGAATCTGCAAAAGTGATTCCACTCATTGTCTCAACAGATAAACATCAGGAAACACAATTAGGGAAAGAGCTAGACAAATCTGTAGAGTCTTCAGAGAATGAAATGTCAGATAACTCAACAGTGAATGATTCTACTCACGTTGCTCGGTCTGAACTAATCAACAAACTGCGTAAGCTGCGAATGAAGAAAGGAGTTGATGATGAATAGTAGCCAGCACGTTCCATCTCTTCTCGTAAGTAGAGGTCGAATTGAGCAGGCAAATTATCATGATGCTGAGATCCCAAACTACCGAGAGAATCCTTTAATTGAAGCCCTGCCACCGATTCTGAACCAAGATGATACTATGGAGCATCTCGCACGCTTTCCCGAGTATGAACCAGAGTATCGTAAACTGCCTGCTCATTTACGCCTTCATCTGATTCAGAATGCGCTTCAGTTCTTTGTTCCTCTACCAGTTCACTTTGATTTAGAGCAACGCTTCTCTCGAATGATTCGGGTCGGATATCAGGCGCGTAATCCAGCATTGCAGGGATTTTGGAGCGATGTTAATGCAAGAGTCCAAGCATTAGGTTCTACCCAGAGGTTGCCACGCTCAACTGCTACTGGGTTCACAATTATTGGTATTAGTGGTGTCGGTAAAACAACTTCGATCGAGGCAATTCTATCTCTGTATCCACAAGTCATTATTCATAATCGCTATCGCGAGCGAGATTTTAGTTTCACACAGGTTGTTTGGTTGAAGTTAGATTGCCCATTTGATGGCTCAATTAAGGGATTGTGCCTCAACTTTTTTCAGGCAGTTGATGATCTGCTTGGAACTCGTTACTACGATAACTATGCCAGTGGGCGCAAGACCGTTGATGAGTTGCTGCCTCGGATGGCAAAAGTTGCTTCTTTGCACTCAATTGGTGTGCTGGTCATTGATGAGATTCAGCATTTAAGCCAAGCAAAGAGTGGCGGTTCCAGTAAAATGCTCAACTTCTTTGTCCAATTGATTAATACGATCGGCTTACCCGTAGTATTGGTTGGGACTTACAAAGCAATGTCCGTTCTCTGTGGCGAGTTTCGGCAAACTCGTAGAGGAACAGGGCAGGGAGATTTAGTGTGGGACAGGATGAAGAAGGACGAAATCTGGGGTTGGTTTCTGGAGTGCTTATGGGAATATCAGTATGTGAGCAAGCCTTCTCCTCTCAATCCAACGATCAGTGATGCTTTGTATGATGTCACTCAAGGCATTACAGATTTTGCGATTAAAGTTTATATGTTGGCTCAAATTCGAGCAATTGTAGATAAGGAAGAGGTCGTTACTGAAAGGAATATTCGGCTAGCGGCTCAAGAGGGTTTACGAATGGCAAATCCTATTTTAATCGCCCTCAAAAATGAGGATAAACGGATTCTCTCTACCGTTGAAGATGTACATCCAGTGGATCTTACGTCGTTTCTAGAGGAAGCTCAGGGCAAGCTGAATCGGGCTGAACAGCTTCGAGCATTGGCCAGAACACGAGCACCTGCCAAAAGTGAAAGTGAAGCAGCACTTCAATCTCCAGTTCCTGCGATCGAATCAGAAGTTTCGTCCACTACAACCCCAAAAACCTCCAGAAGACGAAAGAAGACTGCTCCCTTGGAAGGAAGCTTACCTAAGATTGTGACAAGCGGAGAGAAGCAACAATTAACAGCCTATGATTCGCTCCTTCAAGCAGGATTAATTCGCTCTGCAAATGAGTATTTATTAGAAGAGGTGTCTTAATGATTGGTTGCTTTCCTGATCCATACCCAGACGAACTCCTCTACAGTGTCTGCGCTCGCTTTCACGCTCGCGTTCAATATCCCAATAAAAAGAACACGATGCGAGAGTTATTTGGGGATGAAGCTGCGATCGCAATTGTGAGTTTACCCAGCAATCTTAAAACGCTTGTCTCGGTGCTACCTCCTGGTAGTCCTTACACCGTCGAACGTTTGATCAACAGCCATACTTTGTATCCCTTTTATGCTCCTTTCCTTGACCGCAAACAAGCGCGACAGCTATGGAAAGATATGGAAGGGGCAAGAGGACCAGCAATCTACATGCGTTCTGGGGTTATGGCAAGCACTATACAACCGATGGAGTGGTTGAGATTTTGTCCTGTATGTGCCCAGCAAGATAAAGCACAATTGGGTGAATATTACTGGCATCGCATTCATCAGTTACCGGGTATTGAAATCTGTCCAGAACACAACGTTCGGATCCTAAACAGTAAAGTTCGGATTCAGAATCCCCAAACTCGCCATGAATTTGTTTCCGCAGAACGAG
Encoded here:
- a CDS encoding ATP-binding protein; this encodes MEHLARFPEYEPEYRKLPAHLRLHLIQNALQFFVPLPVHFDLEQRFSRMIRVGYQARNPALQGFWSDVNARVQALGSTQRLPRSTATGFTIIGISGVGKTTSIEAILSLYPQVIIHNRYRERDFSFTQVVWLKLDCPFDGSIKGLCLNFFQAVDDLLGTRYYDNYASGRKTVDELLPRMAKVASLHSIGVLVIDEIQHLSQAKSGGSSKMLNFFVQLINTIGLPVVLVGTYKAMSVLCGEFRQTRRGTGQGDLVWDRMKKDEIWGWFLECLWEYQYVSKPSPLNPTISDALYDVTQGITDFAIKVYMLAQIRAIVDKEEVVTERNIRLAAQEGLRMANPILIALKNEDKRILSTVEDVHPVDLTSFLEEAQGKLNRAEQLRALARTRAPAKSESEAALQSPVPAIESEVSSTTTPKTSRRRKKTAPLEGSLPKIVTSGEKQQLTAYDSLLQAGLIRSANEYLLEEVS
- a CDS encoding transposase family protein, with amino-acid sequence MKLFINMLVEWQGSTEPHIERLLWIDSSGTDVAVIDIVNPNALPVFRKSVEIEAAIASGEVQVLEVDPYAALLRPEDDIPLKHCKRRDEAWEVIAPLVEDTTGQIFYSHGRGALLNAHEEKTGWTKKTIYKFLRRYWQGGQTKNALLPLYDKCGGKGKERQSSTGVKRGRPSRLTKVTSLPTGVNVDATVREKFSRGIKLFYETAEQRTLQDAYQKTLEKFFHKGYDRLPDGTLVPFLPPANELPSFGQFYYWYEKERNVTQALSTREGKRRYNLRHREVLGDSTQMAFGPGSIYQIDATIGDIYLVSSLDRTRIIGRPVIYVVIDVFSRMIVGMSVTLEGPSWVGAMQALENAASDKVSFCQDYGVDITEEDWPTYHLPEMILADRGELEGYNADNLVNALNIRISNTPPYRADWKGIVERNFRLSNDKFIHWAPGAVYKPRQRGDADYRLEAVLDLHQFRQLMILSVLDHNKDHRMDWYRMDEFMIREHVDPYPIDLWNWGIRNRVGHLRTIALEILRLNLLPSEKATVTHRGIRCFQGLLYSCDLALREQWFVRARERGSWKINIAYDPRRLDEVYLRLDGGRRLECCQLIDADKTFRGKEWYEAADYLEIRQQEKERAKSRKQQSKAALNAQMEQIISEATEQTSKDLESAGQQSKRSRIKGIRQNRKEEREREREEQAWSLGKVEPIGESAKVIPLIVSTDKHQETQLGKELDKSVESSENEMSDNSTVNDSTHVARSELINKLRKLRMKKGVDDE